The bacterium nucleotide sequence CCGATCTGACCCTCAACGTAACGACCTATACCGACTTTGCGCAGGTCGAGACCGACAAGGAGCAGATAAATCTTACACGGTTCAGTCTCTTTTACCCCGAAAAACGTGATTTTTTCCTCGAAGGCTCGGAAATATACGATTTCGATACGGGATACTTTGAAAAAGTATACCATTCCCGGCGGATCGGAATCAGCCCCGAGCGTGAACAGGTTCCCATTATCGGCGGAGTGAATCTCTCGGGAAGAATAGGCTCCTATAGTATCGGGGTGCTCAATATTCAGACCGACAGCAAAGGTATATATCCTGAGGCAAACAGCACGGTAATCAGGCTGAAAAAAGATATCTGGGAAAAATCCCGTATCGGGCTCATCGCCACCAACCTCTATGACAGTGAAAAACATCAGAATACAACAGCTGGTATGGACGTCTTCTATCAGACCAACCGGTTCCTCGGCAATAAAAATTTCTCTGTCAGGGGTGATGTAACCGGTTCGTTTACTGACGGCAGGCATGAGGACAACCTGTTCGGCAGGCTGTTCATCGATTATCCGAACGACCTCATCGACAGCTTCTGGGAACTCTACCATGTGGGCGAACGGTTCAATCCCGAAATCGGATTCATAACACGGACCGGTATACGGAGAGTAAACGGTGCTGTCAGAGTCTACCCGCGCCCACAGATTCCGATGATCAACAAGCTCATATTCAAGCCCCTCGGAATAAACTATATAGCCGATATGGACGGGACCATGCTCGAGCGGACAATCACCTACTGGCCGTTCGGAATTCTCACCACGACCAATGATCTCATACGGTTCGAAATCGAGGACGGCTTCGACTTTGTCGACAGGACATTCACCATATTCGGCGATGCGGCGGTTCTCCCGGGGAAATATCACTGGACCGGTTACGGTGTCTATATGCTGAGCAATCCGAGCAGACCGCTTTCGCTCGAAGTGACAACCCGTACGGGAACGTTTTACAGCGGAGACCGTGATAACCTGAAAGCGGCTGGCACCTATAAGCTGAATAAAAACATATCTGTTTCATCGGAAATCGACTATAACGGCATCACTCTCGAAGGCAGGCATTTCATCACCCGTGAATACGGCAGCAGGCTCCATCTCAACCTCTCGACGAAGCTGACGACAAGCACGTTCATACAGTGGAACAACCAGACAAGGGAGGTCAATATGAATTTCCGCCTCCATTACATCCCCAATATCGGGAGCGACCTCTACTTCGTCTACAACCACCTCTGGGACGAATCCGCCGATTACGAAACGCTCTACCGGACGGGTATCCTCAAGCTGTCGTATCTTTTCAGGTTTTAAAGAAGTTTCATACCTCAATGAAACACCATCCCATTATTCCAGAACAAGTCCGTCCGCGCCACGCCTGAACCTGTATGAATACGTTTTCCCTCCCTTTGAAAACGACAGCACCAGCGATCCGTCACCACCTTTATTATATCGCATGGTAGATGCAATGTTGGCGGCTTCACGGTCATGCTCCGCGGGGAGAATGACCGTTGCGATCACCGTTCGTTCCCCGGGCGCATTCACCACCGTACCGAAATAGGGTACCCACCTGAAAGTCGCATTCCGCTGTGCCATCATGACTGCGTGTTTTCCGGGCCTGATGGTGTATGGACAGTCAATGGCGGGAATGACAGCCATATTCCCTTTATCGCCCTTGAGGAAAACATAATTATCCATTATAGAATATTCCGCCGAAGAATGATACCGAACCTCGATCTCCGCACCTTTGGAGCACGTGACCTCGTCCAGAACGACGGTGATCAGCGGTTTTTCCAGGATGATATGGCGACTCCAGCCCTTGAGCTCCACTCCGGGGTATGCTTTGGTCTGGTCCATGATGGTGTAATCGCGGTTTTTACCCGGGCGGAATTCGACAATCTTTCCACCGACTGCCATATCCCAGGGCTTGTTCTTGAGTTTGCCGGGTATCTGCTTCTCGCCGTTGACTATGACCGTATTGTGACCGATGCTCGACGCAAGGGGATAATTCCACCGCTCCTCGTCGAAATATGCCTTGTCATACCCGGCGCTGCCGTGATCGCAGATAAACTCCTGACCGCGCCAGTAAAGGCTGAAGTGCCCCGAGTCGAGGTGACCGTGGTGAGGGTCGTTATGGAGACCGGATTTGGCGGCGATGACAACTTTTTCCGGGTCGGTGAAATCGCTCCGCATGATGACCCATTCCACCGCGGGGAAACGAACCGAAACCTCATTCGGAAGTGCGGGAGTAATGGTGCTTTTCGGCCTGATACAGTCCATGAGGCTCGCAGGATGGTCGTCCGTCAGGTTCTTTCTCAGCCATGCAGCGCAGGGATTACCGGTTTCGGCCGCGAGGTCGTTGAAAAGGGAATACGATCCGAATGTGCCGCCGCCCGAATCGCCGAAGTGAACTGATTTGTCGGGAGGTATCTGGCAGAAGATAAAGGTTCTGACCGCATCATCGAACCGTGGATGCTTGTAGAGGTTACATTTCCCGTCGGTCACACGATTGAGAACATCGGCGAATTCGAGGGATGAGTCGATCATGTAATTGAGATACCCGATACCCTCCTGCCAGCCGCCGTCCCCGACCTCGTCGAGGGTTTTACCGATACGGTTGAGAGACTCGG carries:
- a CDS encoding carbohydrate binding family 9 domain-containing protein, with the translated sequence MSSIRYTMSIAVTAAILFLFSSVLHADEIDNIRHYRISDTAIIIYYDLRCAGPRNISVEVSPDGGVHFSIKPRTLSGDVGNGIMPGLSKRIRWDIADDGIELTENAVIRVITGSTAETLLPSQETGKKTVVAVRTDTSLKIDGLLNESSWINSVPASGFIQREQTEGAPATEKTEIRILYDDENVYIGVMCYDSNPGAIIRNEMDRDVDLVSDDNFTLVLDTFEAKRSGYFFEINPNGARYDGFFYGGELINPDWDGVWDAVTRVTDSGWSAEVVIPFKTLRFPNTESQTWGINFRRIIRRKNEEVLWCSWKRDDGLFQLIKAGNLTGIQHVHHGRKFEFMPYVLGGMEKNDSGKKRDLKYGGDIIYPITTDLTLNVTTYTDFAQVETDKEQINLTRFSLFYPEKRDFFLEGSEIYDFDTGYFEKVYHSRRIGISPEREQVPIIGGVNLSGRIGSYSIGVLNIQTDSKGIYPEANSTVIRLKKDIWEKSRIGLIATNLYDSEKHQNTTAGMDVFYQTNRFLGNKNFSVRGDVTGSFTDGRHEDNLFGRLFIDYPNDLIDSFWELYHVGERFNPEIGFITRTGIRRVNGAVRVYPRPQIPMINKLIFKPLGINYIADMDGTMLERTITYWPFGILTTTNDLIRFEIEDGFDFVDRTFTIFGDAAVLPGKYHWTGYGVYMLSNPSRPLSLEVTTRTGTFYSGDRDNLKAAGTYKLNKNISVSSEIDYNGITLEGRHFITREYGSRLHLNLSTKLTTSTFIQWNNQTREVNMNFRLHYIPNIGSDLYFVYNHLWDESADYETLYRTGILKLSYLFRF
- a CDS encoding heparinase II/III family protein, whose protein sequence is ESLNRIGKTLDEVGDGGWQEGIGYLNYMIDSSLEFADVLNRVTDGKCNLYKHPRFDDAVRTFIFCQIPPDKSVHFGDSGGGTFGSYSLFNDLAAETGNPCAAWLRKNLTDDHPASLMDCIRPKSTITPALPNEVSVRFPAVEWVIMRSDFTDPEKVVIAAKSGLHNDPHHGHLDSGHFSLYWRGQEFICDHGSAGYDKAYFDEERWNYPLASSIGHNTVIVNGEKQIPGKLKNKPWDMAVGGKIVEFRPGKNRDYTIMDQTKAYPGVELKGWSRHIILEKPLITVVLDEVTCSKGAEIEVRYHSSAEYSIMDNYVFLKGDKGNMAVIPAIDCPYTIRPGKHAVMMAQRNATFRWVPYFGTVVNAPGERTVIATVILPAEHDREAANIASTMRYNKGGDGSLVLSFSKGGKTYSYRFRRGADGLVLE